A window of Xylophilus sp. GW821-FHT01B05 contains these coding sequences:
- a CDS encoding biopolymer transporter ExbD: protein MLHFDETPSRKAHIEIIPMIDVMMFLLVFFVLISTNVIPAFGIKTKLPDSSTAQSAAASKPPVVVTLQEDGSVALNGDRLASTELPQRINAMHRKDPEARYLVNADQAVKWNEVVSVMDALRSQGIEAITFATKKVGG from the coding sequence AATCATTCCGATGATCGACGTGATGATGTTCCTGCTGGTCTTCTTCGTGCTGATCAGCACCAATGTGATACCGGCCTTCGGCATCAAGACCAAGCTGCCGGACAGCAGCACCGCACAGTCCGCAGCAGCCAGCAAGCCGCCCGTGGTCGTGACGCTGCAGGAAGACGGTTCGGTGGCCCTCAACGGCGACCGCCTGGCATCGACGGAACTGCCCCAGCGCATCAACGCCATGCACCGCAAGGACCCAGAGGCGCGCTACCTGGTCAACGCCGACCAGGCCGTGAAATGGAACGAAGTGGTTTCGGTGATGGACGCCCTGCGCTCGCAAGGCATAGAGGCCATCACCTTTGCAACCAAGAAGGTTGGCGGCTGA
- the prmA gene encoding 50S ribosomal protein L11 methyltransferase: MFELRLLAPEERIESISDALDALDALSVSVEDADAQTDAEQALFGEPGMPPPKDGWQRSRVLALFPAEAAAREAAALLSAQDFFADCQVLDVAEVPEQDWVRLTQSQFAPVEITPDFWIVPTWHEPPAQAVHVIRLDPGLAFGTGTHPTTRMCLRWIARQPAPLGRVLDYGCGSGILAIGAAKYGAAEIDAVDIDDAAVQSTLQNATANAAALQAGLPDQARGVYDTVLANILATPLKVLAPLLCAYVAPGGALVLAGILARQAEELQEAYAPYLALEVADTEDGWILMTARRAPA; encoded by the coding sequence ATGTTTGAACTACGCCTGTTGGCGCCCGAGGAACGCATCGAGTCGATCAGCGATGCGCTGGATGCGCTCGATGCCTTGTCCGTCAGCGTCGAGGACGCCGACGCCCAGACCGATGCCGAGCAGGCCTTGTTCGGCGAGCCCGGCATGCCGCCGCCCAAGGATGGCTGGCAGCGCTCGCGGGTGCTGGCGCTGTTCCCGGCCGAGGCCGCTGCGCGCGAGGCTGCGGCACTGCTGTCGGCGCAGGACTTCTTTGCCGACTGCCAGGTGCTGGACGTGGCCGAGGTGCCCGAGCAGGACTGGGTGCGCCTGACGCAGTCGCAGTTCGCGCCGGTCGAGATCACGCCAGATTTCTGGATCGTGCCGACCTGGCACGAGCCGCCGGCGCAGGCGGTGCACGTGATCCGCCTGGACCCGGGCCTGGCCTTTGGCACCGGCACGCACCCGACCACGCGCATGTGCCTGCGCTGGATTGCGCGGCAGCCCGCGCCGCTGGGCCGCGTGCTGGATTACGGCTGTGGCTCGGGCATCCTGGCCATTGGTGCGGCCAAGTACGGCGCGGCAGAGATCGACGCCGTCGATATCGACGACGCTGCGGTGCAGTCCACCCTGCAGAACGCCACGGCCAATGCCGCCGCCCTGCAGGCTGGCCTGCCCGACCAGGCGCGCGGTGTCTATGACACGGTGCTGGCCAACATCCTGGCGACGCCGCTCAAGGTGCTGGCGCCGCTGCTGTGCGCCTATGTCGCGCCAGGTGGCGCGCTGGTGCTGGCCGGCATCCTGGCGCGCCAGGCCGAAGAGCTGCAGGAGGCCTATGCGCCTTACCTGGCGCTGGAAGTGGCCGACACCGAGGACGGCTGGATCCTGATGACGGCGCGCCGGGCCCCGGCATGA
- a CDS encoding alkaline phosphatase D family protein: MGLPDLGSLKERPALPARRAALFAARDAMATAAIAAAASPALALPAAQAKRPALNVVHGFCDQQSMSLWLQARSSQTFDVVCTPQTGGAPVQRLRVQPDPREDYATTLRLAGLEPGTAYRYTVRSAQAGQSTVLAQGEFRTQPLWQWRGDPPTVRIATGSCAYLNDGRFDRPGTPYGAGEEIFDCIAAERADLMLWLGDNIYLREPEWTSLEGINQRYRFYREHPALRKLWQASPHVAIWDDHDFGPNDSNATFVNRGWTRAMFDRYWPTPFAPQQDGTYGMVSVGDIDIFMLDDRSSRAPDTWPEDDPDKTMFGPTQMRWLQGALLSSRARFKLVAGGSQFWNKTSRFDCLTHYPAEEARLRNWLEARKIPGVVFLSGDRHFAQLLRIERPGLYPLYELTTSALTSSPPAKIDQAELDNPDLAPGTLYPQRNYAVITASGPAKARELRIELKSNTGALVWEWKASAAELAAPQAA, encoded by the coding sequence ATGGGATTGCCAGATCTTGGTTCCTTGAAAGAGCGCCCGGCCCTGCCGGCGCGCCGGGCCGCGCTGTTCGCCGCGCGCGACGCCATGGCAACGGCAGCCATCGCCGCAGCCGCCTCGCCCGCCCTGGCGCTGCCTGCGGCCCAGGCCAAGCGCCCGGCCCTGAACGTGGTGCACGGCTTTTGCGACCAACAGAGCATGTCGCTGTGGTTGCAGGCCCGCTCTTCGCAGACCTTCGACGTGGTGTGCACGCCGCAGACCGGCGGCGCGCCGGTGCAGCGCCTGCGCGTGCAACCCGACCCGCGCGAGGACTACGCCACCACGCTGCGCCTGGCCGGCCTGGAGCCCGGCACGGCCTACCGCTACACCGTGCGCAGCGCACAAGCCGGCCAATCCACCGTGCTGGCACAGGGCGAATTCCGCACCCAGCCCCTGTGGCAGTGGCGCGGCGACCCGCCAACGGTGCGCATCGCCACCGGCTCCTGCGCCTACCTGAACGACGGCCGCTTCGACCGCCCGGGCACGCCCTATGGGGCTGGCGAGGAAATCTTCGACTGCATCGCGGCCGAGCGCGCCGACCTGATGCTCTGGCTGGGCGACAACATCTACCTGCGCGAGCCCGAATGGACCAGCCTGGAAGGCATCAACCAGCGCTACCGCTTCTACCGCGAGCACCCGGCCCTGCGCAAGCTGTGGCAGGCCAGCCCGCACGTGGCGATCTGGGACGACCATGACTTCGGGCCCAACGACAGCAACGCCACCTTCGTCAACCGCGGCTGGACCCGCGCCATGTTCGACCGCTACTGGCCCACGCCCTTCGCCCCGCAGCAAGACGGCACCTACGGCATGGTCAGCGTGGGCGACATCGACATCTTCATGCTCGACGACCGCAGCAGCCGCGCCCCCGACACCTGGCCCGAGGACGACCCGGACAAGACCATGTTCGGCCCCACCCAGATGCGCTGGCTGCAGGGCGCCCTGCTGTCATCGCGCGCGCGCTTCAAGCTCGTGGCCGGTGGCAGCCAGTTCTGGAACAAGACCAGCCGCTTCGACTGCCTGACCCACTACCCGGCCGAGGAAGCCCGCCTGCGCAACTGGCTGGAGGCGCGCAAGATTCCCGGCGTGGTGTTTTTGAGCGGCGACCGCCACTTCGCACAACTGCTGCGCATCGAGCGGCCCGGCCTGTACCCGCTGTACGAGTTGACGACTTCGGCACTGACCTCCAGCCCGCCAGCCAAGATCGACCAGGCCGAGCTCGACAACCCGGACCTCGCGCCCGGCACGCTCTACCCGCAGCGCAACTACGCCGTCATCACCGCCAGCGGGCCGGCCAAGGCACGTGAACTGCGCATAGAGCTGAAGAGCAATACCGGCGCCCTGGTCTGGGAATGGAAGGCCAGCGCGGCAGAACTGGCCGCGCCCCAGGCGGCCTGA
- a CDS encoding adenine phosphoribosyltransferase gives MPHSNIRDYLRRHIRTVPDWPAPGVQFRDITPLLQDPKVFRVLIDAFLHRYMDRAMRPDVVAGLDARGFILGAVIAYELGVGFVPIRKKGKLPFTTVEETYELEYGSATVELHADAVKPGDRVLLVDDLIATGGTMMAGKKLLERLGATVTEGAAIIDLPELGGSQRLRDSGLQLFTLLDFDGH, from the coding sequence ATGCCCCATAGCAACATCCGAGACTACCTTCGCCGCCACATTCGCACCGTGCCCGACTGGCCGGCGCCGGGCGTGCAGTTTCGCGACATCACGCCGCTGCTGCAGGACCCGAAGGTGTTCCGGGTGCTGATCGATGCCTTTCTGCACCGCTACATGGACCGCGCCATGCGGCCCGACGTGGTGGCCGGGCTGGACGCGCGCGGCTTCATCCTGGGCGCGGTGATCGCCTACGAGCTGGGCGTGGGCTTTGTGCCGATCCGCAAGAAGGGCAAGCTGCCCTTCACCACGGTGGAAGAAACCTACGAGCTGGAATACGGCAGCGCCACGGTCGAGCTGCATGCCGATGCGGTCAAGCCCGGTGACCGCGTGCTGTTGGTGGATGACCTGATTGCCACCGGCGGCACCATGATGGCCGGCAAGAAGCTGCTGGAGCGCCTGGGCGCCACGGTGACCGAGGGCGCGGCCATCATCGACCTGCCGGAGCTGGGCGGCTCGCAGCGCTTGCGCGACAGCGGGCTGCAGCTCTTTACCTTGCTGGACTTCGACGGCCACTAA
- a CDS encoding DUF3426 domain-containing protein, which yields MSLITRCPACGTMFKIVPDQLRISEGWVRCGHCTDIFDASRHLQSREEVAQAAADGSYIDADAGFDQGTAEDPAPAAEADAPPPSPPPVPQAEPPAVWVRRSVANTLLRRTATGAPVEDDAALDEIPDEPQASEPAPVPEDESAAPPVPVLSEDVPSALLLQTADTDMPQSMLYEPAFAVPTAPLAGTAEEAAEPDEDEDAVLQQLGFVRDAERRAFWRRPAVVVASLLVCAGLLLLLLLQAGLQERDRIAAMAPSLRPALAALCAPLSCSVGPRRQIDAVVIEGSAFNKTRGDLYQFSLDLRNTAHTPLAMPALELTLSDADGQPLVRRVLMPEELRAPTVLPTRGVWSGVLPVQLQELPGGARVAGYSLLAFYP from the coding sequence ATGAGCCTCATCACACGCTGCCCGGCTTGCGGCACGATGTTCAAGATCGTGCCCGACCAGCTCAGGATCTCTGAGGGCTGGGTGCGTTGCGGCCACTGCACCGACATCTTCGATGCCTCGCGCCATCTGCAGTCGCGCGAGGAAGTGGCCCAGGCGGCGGCAGACGGCTCTTACATCGATGCTGATGCGGGCTTCGACCAGGGCACCGCAGAAGACCCGGCACCCGCCGCCGAGGCCGACGCGCCGCCGCCATCGCCCCCACCTGTACCGCAAGCCGAACCACCTGCGGTCTGGGTGCGCCGGTCGGTCGCCAACACGCTGTTGCGCCGTACGGCTACCGGCGCGCCGGTTGAAGACGATGCGGCACTGGACGAGATTCCCGACGAACCGCAGGCGTCCGAACCAGCCCCCGTGCCTGAAGACGAAAGCGCCGCGCCACCGGTGCCGGTGCTGAGCGAGGACGTGCCCTCGGCGCTGCTGCTGCAGACCGCCGATACCGACATGCCGCAGAGCATGCTGTACGAGCCGGCCTTTGCCGTGCCGACAGCGCCGCTGGCGGGCACGGCGGAAGAGGCGGCCGAGCCGGACGAGGACGAAGACGCGGTACTGCAGCAACTCGGTTTCGTGCGCGATGCCGAGCGGCGCGCCTTCTGGCGCCGGCCGGCGGTGGTGGTGGCGTCGCTGCTGGTGTGCGCGGGCCTGCTCCTGCTGCTGTTGCTGCAGGCCGGCCTGCAGGAGCGCGACCGCATTGCCGCCATGGCGCCCTCGCTGCGCCCGGCGCTGGCGGCGTTGTGCGCGCCGCTGTCCTGCTCCGTGGGGCCGCGCCGGCAGATCGACGCGGTGGTGATCGAGGGCTCGGCCTTCAACAAGACGCGCGGCGATCTCTACCAGTTCAGCCTTGACCTGCGCAACACGGCCCACACGCCGCTGGCCATGCCGGCGCTGGAGCTGACGCTGTCTGACGCTGATGGCCAGCCGCTGGTGCGGCGCGTGCTGATGCCAGAAGAGTTGCGCGCGCCCACCGTGCTGCCGACGCGCGGCGTCTGGAGCGGGGTGCTGCCGGTGCAACTGCAAGAGCTTCCGGGCGGCGCCCGTGTGGCGGGCTATAGCCTGCTGGCCTTCTATCCCTAG
- a CDS encoding MotA/TolQ/ExbB proton channel family protein, producing the protein MNFNFIHDIVLWAMAVLLTAAVAVIIERGIYFNYVERSRKRLLGLLSKGDTVALDKELQENEAPHARMLNGVRLIKGASSENIEMKVQALYLKQQPLLRRMLWLVDTTITLSPLLGLLGTILGIIDTFTALAAAGTSDPQAVSRGIGTALIATGAGIGIAVIGLVFNNWFNERVERINEQLKVIALENADSGKA; encoded by the coding sequence ATGAACTTCAATTTCATTCACGACATCGTGCTGTGGGCGATGGCCGTGCTGCTGACCGCAGCAGTGGCCGTCATCATCGAGCGCGGCATTTACTTCAACTATGTCGAGCGCTCCCGCAAACGCCTGCTGGGCCTGCTCAGCAAGGGCGACACCGTCGCACTCGACAAGGAGCTGCAAGAGAACGAAGCCCCGCATGCCCGCATGCTCAATGGCGTGCGCCTGATCAAGGGCGCCAGCAGCGAGAACATCGAGATGAAGGTGCAGGCGCTCTACCTGAAGCAGCAGCCGCTGTTGCGGCGCATGCTGTGGCTGGTGGACACCACCATCACGCTGTCGCCGCTGCTGGGCCTGCTTGGCACCATCCTGGGCATCATCGACACGTTCACGGCGCTGGCCGCCGCGGGCACGTCTGATCCCCAGGCGGTCAGCCGCGGCATCGGTACGGCGCTGATCGCCACCGGCGCCGGCATCGGCATTGCGGTGATCGGCCTGGTGTTCAACAACTGGTTCAACGAGCGCGTCGAGCGTATCAACGAACAATTGAAGGTCATCGCGCTCGAGAACGCTGACTCAGGCAAGGCCTGA
- a CDS encoding TonB family protein: MSWLYRHRDAVARSATLALTALGGLAWYFTPHATPVHKEAPREIAIRMETPPEPAPPPPPPPPPPPAAPPPPPIAKAPPPPRAQPAPAPAPAPAQTFAQAEPAPATPPAPPAPPQPPAPVPPPPAPPAPPAPPPAARAAPSQSAEASYLGQLRGYLHEIKRYPSSREARQTRPVGTVGVWIELDRGGKLVTAGVDSSSGSMILDQEALRTVRTGTYQPFPADTYPGQNTHRFVMQLEYQLSSGG; the protein is encoded by the coding sequence ATGTCCTGGTTGTATCGCCACCGCGACGCCGTGGCCCGCTCGGCCACCCTCGCACTCACTGCGCTGGGCGGGCTGGCCTGGTACTTCACGCCGCATGCGACGCCGGTGCACAAGGAAGCCCCGCGCGAGATCGCGATCCGCATGGAGACGCCGCCCGAGCCCGCACCTCCACCACCGCCGCCGCCCCCGCCACCACCAGCAGCTCCACCACCGCCGCCCATTGCCAAAGCGCCCCCGCCGCCGCGCGCACAACCCGCCCCGGCACCTGCTCCTGCGCCCGCGCAAACGTTTGCACAAGCGGAGCCAGCCCCGGCAACCCCACCGGCGCCGCCCGCGCCGCCGCAGCCACCGGCACCCGTGCCTCCGCCGCCAGCGCCTCCGGCCCCGCCCGCACCGCCACCGGCAGCACGGGCAGCGCCTTCGCAGTCGGCCGAAGCCAGCTACCTCGGGCAGCTACGCGGCTACCTGCATGAGATCAAGCGCTACCCCAGCAGCCGCGAGGCGCGCCAGACGCGCCCCGTGGGCACGGTCGGCGTGTGGATCGAACTCGACCGCGGCGGCAAGCTGGTCACGGCAGGCGTCGACTCCAGCTCGGGTTCCATGATCCTGGACCAGGAGGCGCTGCGCACCGTGCGCACCGGCACCTACCAGCCCTTCCCGGCCGACACCTACCCGGGACAAAACACCCACCGCTTCGTCATGCAGCTCGAGTACCAGCTGTCGAGCGGCGGCTGA
- a CDS encoding TonB-dependent receptor yields MSSNVFRLHPLALAALLAGMATVTHAQTSSSPSQVGTITVTGEGDEMGTGLMIEEDVPKAKSTVTKAQLEKMRATSNPFQALSLLPGVNAASTDATGLFGGNLRVRGFNSDQMGFTIDGAPVNDSGSFAVYPQEYTDSENLCEMFVTQGATDNEAPHVGASGGNVGLVTCGPQDERRIRLAQTIGQNNLRRSFIRYDTGKIGDFSAFISYSKTKADKWTGTGGADRDHIDFKANYRIAGVDLSAGLLYNNALNNNYRSVTLAQAASLGYGTDFSKVVPLHLTPVNGTAQVEPSNYADNAAYYGYALNPFKNYLATFKASTQLTPNTRLDIDPYFWYGYGTGGVQQTTLREGTGTTALGGGITDLNGDGDRLDTIRVYRGSLTQTYRPGVTAKVTHVIDNHKIMGGFWFERARHIQTQPASLIGNDGNVASVWLDNDASLVHLANGQLYQGRNQITVSTGKSVFLQDTIDLMNSRLQITPAFSYRQIERDYNNFSNAGSGQGIDYNIVKKSSKPLPSLGINYKINDRTSSFANISRNMKVPGNFVFQGGPAVANVISNLIKPEISTNYEIGARYRGTNFNSSLTAFYVDFRDRLASSYSQETNSTTNYNVGKSTIKGLEFELGTVPVKGYSAYSSLSYTQSTINQDMRTGINTYAPTDGKQFPDTPKLMGALSLQYAEGPFMANVAAKYTGARYLTLVNDVKIGGYTTVDLNLAYRMPSTTWLKNPTVRFNVSNLFDKKYYLANAGSGSNIGVTSADNPNVYFGAPRFSSISLQADF; encoded by the coding sequence ATGAGCAGCAACGTATTCCGGCTTCACCCCCTGGCCCTGGCCGCCCTGTTGGCCGGCATGGCGACAGTCACACACGCACAAACCTCGTCCTCCCCCAGCCAGGTAGGCACCATCACGGTCACCGGTGAAGGCGACGAGATGGGCACCGGCCTCATGATCGAGGAGGACGTACCCAAGGCCAAGAGCACGGTCACCAAGGCGCAACTGGAGAAGATGCGCGCCACCAGCAACCCGTTCCAGGCGCTGAGCCTGCTGCCTGGCGTGAATGCCGCCAGCACCGACGCCACCGGCCTGTTCGGCGGCAACCTGCGCGTGCGCGGCTTCAACAGCGACCAGATGGGCTTCACCATCGACGGCGCGCCGGTCAATGACTCGGGCAGCTTCGCGGTCTATCCGCAGGAATACACCGACAGCGAAAACCTGTGCGAGATGTTCGTCACGCAGGGTGCCACCGACAACGAAGCCCCGCACGTGGGCGCCTCTGGTGGCAACGTCGGCCTGGTCACCTGCGGCCCGCAAGACGAGCGCCGCATTCGCCTGGCACAGACCATTGGCCAGAACAACCTGCGCCGCAGCTTCATCCGCTACGACACCGGCAAGATTGGCGATTTCAGCGCCTTCATTTCCTATTCCAAGACCAAGGCCGACAAGTGGACCGGCACTGGTGGCGCCGACCGTGACCACATCGACTTCAAGGCCAACTACAGGATTGCCGGCGTGGACCTGTCGGCCGGCCTGCTCTACAACAACGCACTCAACAACAACTACCGCAGCGTCACCCTGGCGCAGGCAGCCTCGCTGGGCTACGGCACCGATTTCAGCAAGGTAGTGCCCCTGCACCTGACGCCGGTCAACGGCACTGCGCAAGTAGAGCCATCGAACTACGCCGACAACGCGGCCTACTACGGCTACGCGCTCAACCCGTTCAAGAACTACCTGGCCACGTTCAAGGCCAGCACCCAGCTCACGCCCAATACCCGCCTGGATATCGACCCCTACTTCTGGTATGGCTACGGCACCGGCGGCGTGCAGCAAACCACCCTGCGCGAAGGCACTGGCACCACGGCTCTGGGCGGCGGCATCACCGACCTCAATGGCGACGGCGACCGGCTCGACACCATCCGCGTCTACCGCGGCAGCCTGACGCAAACCTACCGCCCAGGCGTGACCGCCAAGGTCACCCACGTCATCGACAACCACAAGATCATGGGCGGCTTCTGGTTCGAGCGCGCGCGCCACATCCAGACCCAACCTGCATCGCTGATCGGCAACGATGGCAACGTAGCCAGCGTCTGGCTCGACAACGACGCCTCGCTCGTGCACCTGGCCAATGGCCAGCTCTACCAGGGTCGCAACCAGATCACGGTCAGCACCGGCAAGAGCGTGTTCCTGCAGGACACCATCGACCTGATGAACAGCCGCCTGCAGATCACGCCAGCCTTCAGCTACCGCCAGATCGAACGCGACTACAACAACTTCTCCAATGCCGGGAGCGGCCAGGGCATCGACTACAACATCGTCAAGAAGAGCAGCAAGCCGCTGCCTTCGCTGGGCATCAACTACAAGATCAACGACCGCACAAGCAGCTTTGCCAACATCTCGCGCAACATGAAGGTGCCCGGCAACTTCGTGTTCCAAGGTGGCCCGGCCGTAGCCAACGTAATCAGCAACCTGATCAAGCCGGAAATCTCGACCAACTACGAGATCGGTGCCCGCTACCGCGGTACGAACTTCAACTCCTCGCTGACGGCCTTCTATGTCGACTTCAGGGACCGCCTGGCCAGCAGCTACAGCCAGGAAACCAATTCGACGACCAACTACAACGTCGGCAAGTCGACCATCAAGGGCCTGGAGTTCGAGCTTGGCACCGTGCCGGTGAAGGGCTACAGCGCCTATAGCTCGCTGTCCTATACCCAGAGCACCATCAACCAGGACATGCGCACCGGCATCAACACCTATGCCCCCACCGATGGCAAGCAGTTCCCGGATACGCCCAAGCTGATGGGTGCACTGTCGCTGCAATATGCAGAAGGCCCCTTCATGGCCAACGTGGCAGCCAAGTACACCGGCGCGCGCTACCTCACGCTAGTCAACGACGTGAAGATCGGCGGCTACACCACCGTGGACCTGAACCTGGCCTACCGCATGCCCAGCACCACGTGGCTCAAGAACCCCACAGTGCGCTTCAACGTCTCCAACCTGTTCGACAAGAAGTACTACCTGGCCAACGCTGGCAGCGGCTCCAACATCGGCGTGACCTCCGCAGACAACCCCAACGTCTACTTCGGTGCACCGCGCTTCTCCAGCATCTCCCTGCAAGCGGACTTCTGA